Below is a genomic region from Nocardioides panacis.
GCCAGGTACCGGTGCGGCCAGTCCACCACCACCTCGTCGGCGTCGGGGAACCTCTTGGCCGTCGCGAACACCGGCCGGGCGTCGCACAGGGTGACCCGGTAGCCCAGGAACTTGCCGGCCCGGACCACCGCCCCGGCGAAGTCGATCGCCCCGAAGACGAGCATCTCCGGTGCGGGAGCGAACGACTCGACGAAGACGGTGAGCTGGTCCATGCGCTGCTCACCGTTCTCGCCGACATGGGCGACCCCGGTCGTGCCGTGCTCGAGCATGCCGCGGGCGATCACCGCGACGCTGTGGTCGAGGTCAGCGCTGCCGAGGGAGCCCGACAGGGTGTCCGGACCGACCACGATGCGGTGGCCGAGGTCGCCGGGCCCTTCGACCACGGTGGCGACAGCCAGGCCGTGCTGACCCCGGACCGCGGCGAGCACGTCGGGAAGCTCCGGGAAGCGCGGAGCATCCACGGGCTCGACGAAGATCTCGAGGATTCCGCCGCAGGT
It encodes:
- a CDS encoding XdhC family protein; the protein is MLRTGLPAKQTYGVQDDDAFAVGLTCGGILEIFVEPVDAPRFPELPDVLAAVRGQHGLAVATVVEGPGDLGHRIVVGPDTLSGSLGSADLDHSVAVIARGMLEHGTTGVAHVGENGEQRMDQLTVFVESFAPAPEMLVFGAIDFAGAVVRAGKFLGYRVTLCDARPVFATAKRFPDADEVVVDWPHRYLAGRDVDERTVLCVLTHDPKFDVPLLELALRGKAGYIGAMGSRRTHEDRLTRLREIGLDEQSLSRLSSPIGLDIGARTPEETAVSIVAEIIALASGGSGRRLSETGTAIHR